In the Chryseobacterium sp. MYb264 genome, one interval contains:
- a CDS encoding urease accessory protein UreF, translating into MNLNFLSGLLHLSDPTLPIGGYTHSNGLETFVQQRIVHDRVTAKEFVQNMLQYNLKYNDGAFMKMAYEAAHQGDLALLLNLDNECNALKCPKEIRGASQKLGLRLIKIFKRRESFSLVEQYEKAVKNREAKSHYCIVFGMYAALMNIPLYEALLGFYYTSVAGMITNAVKLVPLGQLDGQDILFSLYSVMEKTVSETIEIDRDLVGLCNTSFDIRCMQHERLYSRLYMS; encoded by the coding sequence TTGAATTTAAACTTTTTATCAGGACTGCTGCATTTGTCCGATCCTACGTTGCCAATTGGCGGTTACACGCATTCCAACGGATTGGAAACTTTTGTTCAGCAGAGAATTGTCCATGATCGTGTGACGGCAAAAGAATTCGTTCAGAATATGCTTCAGTACAATTTGAAATACAATGACGGAGCTTTTATGAAAATGGCTTATGAAGCGGCTCACCAAGGAGATTTAGCATTATTATTAAATCTTGATAATGAATGCAACGCTTTAAAATGTCCAAAAGAAATTCGTGGAGCAAGCCAGAAATTAGGATTAAGATTAATCAAAATCTTTAAAAGAAGAGAAAGTTTTTCTTTGGTAGAGCAATACGAAAAAGCGGTGAAAAATCGTGAAGCCAAATCCCATTACTGTATTGTGTTCGGAATGTATGCCGCTTTAATGAATATTCCTTTGTACGAAGCTTTGCTCGGGTTTTATTACACGTCAGTTGCCGGAATGATCACAAATGCGGTAAAATTAGTTCCACTCGGTCAGCTGGACGGTCAGGATATTTTATTCTCATTGTATTCTGTCATGGAAAAAACGGTTTCAGAAACTATCGAAATCGACAGAGATTTAGTAGGATTATGCAACACCTCTTTCGACATCAGATGTATGCAACATGAGAGATTATATTCACGATTGTATATGTCATAA
- the ureE gene encoding urease accessory protein UreE, protein MIINETIGNLAQNPTTKPVDFLDLEWFETTKRIQRKKTRFGTDIAIKFLREGQRLREGDILFEDDEKVIAINVLETEAILMSPASLLEMGTVCYEIGNKHIPLFIQEDKVLLPFEMPMYRWLEASGFKPERQFVKLLNLLKSNVEPHGHGSLGSTIFTKILKMAAPKDE, encoded by the coding sequence ATGATAATTAACGAAACAATAGGCAATCTGGCTCAGAATCCGACCACAAAACCGGTAGATTTTCTTGATTTGGAATGGTTTGAAACCACGAAGAGAATTCAGCGTAAAAAAACAAGATTCGGGACAGATATTGCCATCAAATTTCTGAGAGAAGGTCAGCGTTTGAGAGAAGGTGATATTCTTTTTGAAGATGATGAAAAGGTAATTGCTATCAACGTTTTAGAAACAGAAGCGATTCTTATGTCGCCGGCTTCTTTGCTGGAAATGGGAACGGTTTGCTATGAAATCGGGAATAAGCATATTCCACTTTTTATTCAGGAGGATAAAGTGTTGCTGCCTTTCGAAATGCCGATGTACAGATGGCTGGAAGCAAGCGGTTTTAAGCCGGAAAGACAGTTTGTAAAGCTGCTGAATCTTTTGAAATCGAACGTAGAACCTCACGGACATGGAAGTTTAGGTTCCACAATATTTACTAAAATCTTAAAAATGGCAGCCCCAAAAGATGAATAA
- the ureC gene encoding urease subunit alpha produces the protein MSLHVDRKQYANILGPTAGDKIRLGDTEIIIEIEKDFTHYGDEAVFGGGKTVRDGMGQNVTAKRSEGVLDLCITGAVIIDHWGIVKADIGIKDGKIVGIGKAGNPDTMDGVTPNMIIGASTEVHGGKGYIVTAGGIDTHIHYICPQQIETSLYSGITTMIGGGTGPNDGTNATTVTPGKFNMQKMLEAAEEYPMNLGFFGKGNCSAEEPLEEQVEAGALGVKIHEDWGATPATIDAALKVADKYDVQVAIHTDTLNEGGFLEDTMRAINGRVIHTFHTEGAGGGHAPDIIKAAMYPNVLPASTNPTRPYTVNTIDEHLDMLMVCHHLSKNIPEDVAFADSRIRPETIAAEDILHDMGVFSIMSSDSQAMGRPGEVITRTWQTASKMKDQRGALAEDQGTDNDNYRTKRYVAKYTINPAIAHGISEYVGSIEEGKLADLVIWKPALFGVKPEMIVKGGFVIAAKMGDPNASIPTPQPIIYRNMFGAHGRAKYGICANFVSQISIDNGTIAEYKLEKMILPVKNCRNISKKDLIHNDKTPLIEVNPENYKVTVDGEYITCEPAEKLPLTQLYYLF, from the coding sequence ATGAGCTTACACGTAGACAGAAAACAATACGCCAATATATTAGGTCCGACAGCTGGAGATAAAATCAGACTGGGAGACACGGAAATCATCATTGAAATTGAAAAAGATTTCACTCATTACGGTGATGAAGCTGTTTTTGGAGGAGGAAAAACCGTTCGTGACGGGATGGGACAAAACGTTACGGCAAAAAGAAGCGAAGGTGTTCTTGATCTTTGCATCACAGGTGCCGTAATCATCGATCACTGGGGAATTGTAAAAGCAGATATCGGAATCAAAGACGGTAAAATCGTCGGAATTGGAAAAGCCGGAAATCCTGATACCATGGATGGAGTTACTCCAAATATGATTATCGGAGCTTCCACAGAAGTTCACGGCGGAAAAGGATATATTGTAACAGCAGGTGGAATTGACACTCACATTCACTATATCTGTCCTCAACAAATCGAAACTTCTTTATACAGCGGAATCACAACGATGATCGGTGGCGGAACAGGTCCAAATGACGGAACCAATGCAACAACTGTAACTCCGGGAAAATTCAATATGCAGAAAATGCTGGAAGCGGCTGAAGAATATCCTATGAATTTAGGTTTTTTCGGAAAAGGAAACTGTTCAGCAGAAGAACCGCTTGAAGAACAGGTGGAAGCAGGAGCTTTAGGTGTAAAAATTCACGAAGATTGGGGAGCAACACCCGCAACCATTGATGCTGCATTAAAAGTGGCTGATAAATACGATGTTCAGGTGGCCATTCACACCGATACATTGAATGAAGGAGGTTTCTTGGAAGATACCATGAGAGCGATCAACGGAAGAGTAATCCACACTTTCCACACGGAAGGAGCGGGTGGAGGTCACGCACCGGACATCATCAAAGCGGCGATGTACCCGAACGTGCTTCCGGCATCTACAAACCCAACTCGTCCTTATACGGTCAATACGATCGATGAGCACTTGGATATGTTGATGGTTTGTCACCATTTAAGTAAAAATATTCCTGAAGATGTGGCGTTTGCAGATTCCAGAATTCGTCCGGAAACCATTGCAGCAGAGGATATTCTTCACGATATGGGTGTTTTCAGCATCATGAGTTCAGATTCTCAGGCGATGGGAAGACCGGGTGAGGTGATTACGAGAACCTGGCAGACGGCAAGTAAAATGAAGGATCAGAGAGGTGCTTTAGCGGAAGATCAAGGAACGGATAACGACAACTACCGTACGAAAAGATATGTTGCGAAATATACGATCAATCCGGCAATCGCTCACGGAATTTCTGAATATGTAGGGTCTATTGAAGAAGGAAAATTAGCGGATTTGGTGATCTGGAAGCCTGCATTATTCGGAGTTAAACCTGAAATGATTGTAAAAGGAGGATTCGTAATCGCCGCGAAAATGGGGGATCCGAATGCTTCTATTCCAACGCCACAGCCAATTATTTACAGAAATATGTTCGGGGCACACGGAAGAGCAAAATATGGAATTTGCGCCAATTTCGTTTCTCAGATTTCGATCGACAACGGAACAATTGCCGAATATAAGTTGGAAAAAATGATTCTTCCGGTGAAAAACTGTAGAAATATTTCTAAAAAAGATTTGATTCACAACGATAAAACTCCATTAATTGAAGTGAATCCTGAAAATTATAAAGTGACGGTTGACGGTGAATATATCACTTGTGAACCTGCAGAAAAACTGCCACTTACACAACTGTATTATTTATTCTAA
- the ureB gene encoding urease subunit beta yields the protein MIPGEIFVKEGTIICNEGRETVKIKVTNTGDRPIQVGSHFHFFEVNKAMSFDRERAFGKRLNIVASTAVRFEPGEVKEIELVEIGGTKKAMGFNNLVDGQVDSEDQKKISLAKVEELNFKNQ from the coding sequence ATGATACCAGGAGAAATTTTCGTAAAAGAAGGTACAATTATCTGCAATGAAGGCAGAGAGACTGTAAAAATAAAAGTAACCAACACAGGAGACAGACCGATTCAGGTGGGTTCTCATTTCCACTTTTTTGAAGTAAATAAAGCCATGAGCTTCGACAGAGAAAGGGCGTTTGGAAAAAGATTAAATATCGTTGCAAGTACAGCCGTTCGTTTCGAGCCGGGAGAGGTAAAAGAAATAGAATTGGTAGAAATAGGAGGTACTAAAAAAGCAATGGGCTTCAATAATTTGGTAGACGGACAGGTAGATTCTGAAGATCAGAAAAAAATCAGCCTTGCCAAAGTGGAAGAGTTAAACTTTAAAAATCAGTAA
- the ureA gene encoding urease subunit gamma, which produces MHLTPRETEKLMLFLAGELALKRKARGLKLNYPESIALISHFLLEGARDGKRVADLMQEGANLLTVDDVMPGVPEMIHDVQIEATFPDGTKLVTVHNPIR; this is translated from the coding sequence ATGCATTTAACACCGAGAGAAACGGAAAAACTCATGCTGTTCTTAGCAGGCGAGTTGGCTCTTAAAAGAAAAGCCAGAGGGCTGAAACTAAACTATCCTGAATCTATAGCCCTTATCAGTCACTTTTTGCTGGAAGGCGCAAGAGACGGAAAAAGAGTAGCAGATCTTATGCAGGAAGGCGCAAATCTTCTTACTGTAGACGATGTAATGCCGGGCGTTCCAGAGATGATCCACGACGTACAAATTGAAGCTACTTTCCCGGACGGTACTAAGCTTGTAACTGTTCACAATCCAATTCGCTAA
- the pruA gene encoding L-glutamate gamma-semialdehyde dehydrogenase: protein MSKAISQVPFAVNEPVNSYAPGTPEVKSLIAQYKKMWAEKTEIPMIINGEEVKTGDTVQLQSPQDHAHDFGFYHRGTMQHVDDAINAALAAKKEWNELGWEHRAAIFLKAADLLAGPYRDVINAATMIGQSKNVHQAEIDAACEFIDFLRFNVEFMTEMYSEQPVSDAGIWNRVEYRPLEGFCFAVTPFNFTAISGNLPTCMAMLGNVVVWKPSDKQVYSAKVIMDVLTEAGLPKGVINMIFTDGKETAEKVLAHRDFAGLHFTGSTKVFQGMWKMIGDNIHNYRTYPRIVGETGGKDFVIAHPSANVEAVATALVRGAFEYQGQKCSAASRAYIPQSLWADVKKVMETQIASIKIGSPEDPSNFVNAVIDKNSFEKCKGYIDRANASNEANVVIGGNVDDSKGWFVNPTVIETTNPQYESMVEEIFGPILSIYVYEDAKWAETLQLVDSSSPYSLTGSVFAQDRYAVNEAFKALENASGNFYINDKPTGAVVGQQPFGGGRASGTNDKAGSKMNLLRWTSVRSIKETFVSPKDYKYPYLG, encoded by the coding sequence ATGTCAAAAGCAATTTCGCAAGTACCATTTGCAGTAAATGAGCCGGTAAACTCTTATGCACCGGGAACTCCAGAAGTAAAAAGCCTTATCGCTCAATACAAAAAAATGTGGGCTGAGAAGACAGAAATCCCAATGATCATTAACGGTGAAGAAGTAAAAACCGGTGATACGGTTCAGCTTCAGTCGCCTCAGGATCATGCTCATGATTTCGGGTTTTACCACAGAGGAACAATGCAACATGTGGATGATGCCATCAACGCTGCATTGGCTGCAAAAAAAGAATGGAACGAGCTTGGTTGGGAACACCGTGCTGCTATTTTCTTAAAAGCTGCTGATCTATTGGCGGGACCTTACAGAGATGTAATCAACGCAGCTACAATGATCGGACAATCTAAAAACGTTCATCAGGCTGAAATTGATGCTGCTTGTGAGTTCATCGATTTCTTAAGATTCAACGTAGAATTCATGACGGAAATGTATTCCGAACAGCCGGTTTCTGATGCAGGAATCTGGAACAGAGTTGAATACAGACCATTAGAAGGATTCTGTTTTGCGGTAACTCCGTTCAACTTTACAGCGATTTCAGGAAACTTGCCAACTTGTATGGCAATGCTTGGAAACGTAGTGGTTTGGAAACCATCTGACAAGCAAGTATATTCTGCAAAAGTAATCATGGATGTTTTAACTGAAGCGGGTCTTCCAAAAGGGGTAATCAACATGATTTTCACGGATGGAAAAGAAACTGCTGAGAAAGTTTTGGCACACAGAGATTTCGCAGGTCTTCACTTCACAGGTTCTACAAAAGTATTCCAGGGAATGTGGAAAATGATCGGTGATAATATCCACAACTACAGAACGTACCCAAGAATCGTTGGTGAAACTGGTGGAAAAGATTTCGTGATCGCTCACCCTTCAGCAAATGTAGAAGCTGTTGCTACTGCTTTGGTAAGAGGTGCTTTCGAATATCAGGGGCAAAAATGTTCTGCGGCTTCAAGAGCTTATATTCCTCAGTCTCTTTGGGCTGATGTGAAAAAAGTAATGGAAACTCAGATCGCTTCTATTAAAATCGGTTCTCCGGAAGATCCTTCAAACTTCGTAAATGCGGTAATCGACAAAAATTCTTTCGAAAAATGTAAAGGATATATCGACAGAGCAAATGCTTCAAACGAAGCAAACGTTGTGATCGGTGGAAATGTTGATGATTCTAAAGGATGGTTTGTAAACCCAACAGTTATCGAAACGACTAATCCTCAGTACGAAAGTATGGTAGAAGAAATCTTCGGTCCAATCTTATCAATCTACGTTTATGAAGATGCAAAATGGGCTGAAACTCTACAATTGGTAGATTCTTCTTCTCCTTATTCATTAACAGGTTCAGTTTTCGCACAAGACAGATATGCTGTAAATGAGGCATTCAAAGCATTAGAAAATGCGTCTGGAAACTTCTACATCAATGACAAACCTACAGGTGCAGTTGTTGGTCAGCAGCCTTTTGGTGGTGGTAGAGCTTCTGGAACTAATGATAAAGCAGGTTCTAAAATGAACTTACTGAGATGGACTTCTGTAAGATCTATTAAAGAAACTTTTGTTTCTCCTAAAGATTATAAATACCCATATCTTGGTTAA
- a CDS encoding cytochrome C551: MKKLLAVLGLGIIAVSCGTKESSMSTSNTDSTTVIQSAPATTDSAVMSTTPDTIKADSATTVK, encoded by the coding sequence ATGAAAAAGTTATTAGCAGTCCTTGGATTAGGAATCATCGCAGTAAGTTGCGGAACAAAGGAATCGTCTATGTCAACAAGTAATACAGACTCAACAACTGTTATACAAAGTGCTCCCGCTACTACAGATTCAGCGGTCATGAGTACGACACCTGACACCATTAAAGCAGATTCTGCAACAACTGTTAAATAA
- a CDS encoding helix-turn-helix domain-containing protein, with the protein MMNYYTTKSNNLLLMLKNFLKFTFLLIFTVSISSQEKKPSHPIQKNDSVELMGNQSHLQRNIEETFDTFMIQQEEQNRINSIKNVVILILVASLIGLYLFYNSKQKKQFAKFKNIIRNQKSINFSYDKEVVEIDDFSNISVVEVGQNDDVKRRNESLMTSETETKLLELLEDFEKGNLYNNKNMSLPFLAGELNTNTKYLSYVINQYKSSDFKTYVNRLRVNYIVNKLIGDEKYRQYKISILADECGFSSHSKFASVFKAVTDFSPSAFIKHLEDKNH; encoded by the coding sequence ATGATGAATTATTATACAACAAAAAGTAATAATTTATTATTAATGCTCAAAAATTTTCTCAAATTTACTTTTTTATTAATTTTTACGGTCTCCATTTCATCTCAGGAGAAAAAACCTTCTCACCCAATTCAAAAAAATGACTCGGTTGAACTCATGGGAAATCAAAGTCATCTTCAGAGAAATATTGAAGAGACTTTTGATACATTTATGATTCAACAGGAAGAACAGAATAGGATAAATTCCATAAAAAATGTGGTGATTCTCATTTTAGTGGCATCACTAATCGGACTCTATTTATTTTATAATTCTAAACAGAAAAAACAGTTCGCTAAATTTAAAAACATTATCAGAAATCAAAAGAGCATCAATTTTTCATATGATAAAGAAGTCGTGGAAATTGATGATTTTTCGAATATTTCTGTTGTAGAAGTGGGACAGAACGATGATGTCAAAAGGAGAAATGAGTCGCTTATGACTTCCGAAACAGAAACCAAACTGCTTGAACTTTTGGAAGATTTTGAGAAGGGAAATCTGTATAATAATAAGAACATGTCGCTTCCTTTTCTTGCCGGGGAGCTTAATACCAATACAAAATATCTGTCTTATGTAATCAATCAGTATAAAAGCTCAGATTTTAAGACCTATGTGAACCGTCTAAGGGTAAATTATATCGTAAATAAACTGATTGGTGATGAAAAGTACCGCCAGTACAAAATAAGCATCCTGGCAGATGAATGTGGCTTCTCTTCACACAGTAAGTTTGCATCAGTCTTTAAGGCAGTTACAGATTTCTCTCCTTCTGCTTTCATCAAACATTTAGAGGATAAAAATCATTAA
- a CDS encoding thioredoxin family protein, translated as MKKLAIFSSLFIGALAFAQGIKFEDSNFATILAKAKKENKLVFVDAYASWCGPCKLMVKNIFPLQSVGDYYNSHFVNAKIDMEKGEGIGLAKKYNVKAFPTYLFINGDGEEVHRTLGYVEENDFIQFAKDAGDPSKRLTSLKQKFEDGEKDPEFLKNLAGLTMYNDAAFSSRVMERYFAAKTEYDQDDIQMLLMGAQNMDSPLYKIFQTKKAEISKVITPEKYADLDKNIKITNIFKKSYNTDTKTWNDTYFLTEAQKFLPKTEAETILKKARANRALRAKDFPTYEKLTLELYKDTSANSSEELNSLAWNFFENINTKSSLEKAVAWAQESVKKNENYANTDTLANLYNKVGDKKNAKLWAEKSISLAKATGQDSADTEKLLETL; from the coding sequence ATGAAAAAATTAGCAATATTCTCTTCATTATTTATAGGAGCATTGGCTTTTGCACAAGGGATAAAATTTGAAGACAGCAATTTCGCAACGATCCTTGCTAAGGCAAAAAAAGAAAATAAACTGGTTTTTGTAGATGCCTACGCTTCGTGGTGCGGACCTTGTAAACTGATGGTAAAAAATATTTTCCCGCTTCAGTCAGTCGGAGATTATTACAACTCACATTTTGTGAATGCAAAAATTGATATGGAAAAAGGGGAAGGAATTGGTTTGGCGAAGAAATATAATGTGAAGGCATTTCCAACGTATCTTTTCATTAACGGCGATGGAGAGGAAGTTCACAGAACATTAGGTTATGTTGAAGAGAATGATTTCATACAATTTGCAAAAGATGCAGGAGATCCTTCAAAAAGATTAACTTCTTTAAAGCAAAAATTTGAAGATGGAGAAAAAGATCCTGAATTCTTAAAAAATCTTGCCGGTCTTACGATGTATAATGATGCTGCATTTTCAAGTAGAGTTATGGAGCGTTATTTTGCAGCAAAAACGGAATATGACCAAGATGATATCCAGATGTTATTAATGGGCGCTCAGAATATGGATAGTCCGTTATATAAAATTTTCCAGACCAAAAAAGCTGAGATTTCAAAGGTTATTACTCCTGAAAAATATGCAGATCTCGATAAAAATATCAAGATTACCAATATCTTTAAAAAGTCTTACAACACGGATACAAAAACCTGGAATGACACTTACTTTTTAACGGAAGCGCAAAAGTTTTTACCAAAAACAGAAGCTGAAACCATCTTAAAAAAGGCAAGAGCCAACAGAGCATTACGCGCGAAAGATTTTCCAACTTACGAGAAACTGACATTGGAATTGTACAAAGATACTTCTGCAAACAGTTCAGAAGAGCTGAATTCTCTGGCCTGGAATTTCTTTGAAAATATAAATACAAAATCATCTTTGGAAAAAGCGGTGGCATGGGCACAGGAATCTGTTAAAAAGAATGAAAACTATGCCAATACGGACACTTTAGCCAATCTTTACAATAAAGTAGGCGATAAGAAAAATGCCAAACTTTGGGCTGAAAAATCTATTTCTTTAGCTAAAGCAACAGGACAGGATTCTGCAGACACTGAAAAATTGCTGGAAACTTTATAG
- a CDS encoding 3-oxoacyl-ACP synthase III family protein: MIKSTIKGIGFYVPDNVVTNDDLAKLMTTNDEWITERTGIKERRHRKNRYDSQETSAFLGYKAAEKAIANAGLTSKDIDYIIFATLSPDYYFPGCGVLLQDMLGCDTIGALDVRNQCSGFVYSMSVANAFIKSGTYKNILVVGAEVHSFGLDFSDEGRGVSVIFGDGAGAVVLSATEDENAGDILAMNMHSEGKYADDLCTQFPGSKFGWSDRMRKDPENVTDKEVYPIMNGNFVFKHAVTRFPETMQEALDKAGKTIDDVDMFIPHQANLRIAQFVQQKFGLPDEKIFNNIQKYGNTTAASIPIALSEAIEAGKVKRGDLVLLSAFGSGFTWGSVLFEY, encoded by the coding sequence ATGATTAAAAGTACAATAAAAGGGATCGGATTTTATGTGCCGGATAATGTTGTTACCAATGATGATCTAGCAAAATTAATGACCACCAATGACGAATGGATCACGGAGCGAACGGGAATTAAAGAAAGAAGACACCGAAAAAATAGATATGATTCTCAGGAAACCAGTGCTTTTTTAGGATATAAAGCTGCTGAAAAAGCGATTGCTAATGCGGGTTTAACTTCAAAAGACATCGACTATATTATTTTCGCAACGCTTTCTCCGGATTACTATTTCCCTGGATGTGGCGTTCTGCTTCAGGATATGCTGGGTTGCGATACCATCGGAGCGTTGGATGTGAGAAATCAGTGTTCAGGTTTTGTGTATTCGATGAGTGTGGCAAATGCTTTCATTAAATCGGGAACTTATAAAAATATTTTAGTGGTTGGGGCCGAAGTTCATTCTTTCGGACTAGATTTTTCTGATGAAGGAAGAGGTGTTTCTGTTATTTTCGGAGATGGGGCGGGAGCGGTTGTTCTTTCTGCGACAGAAGATGAAAATGCAGGAGATATTTTAGCCATGAATATGCATTCTGAAGGAAAATATGCCGATGATTTGTGTACGCAATTCCCGGGTTCTAAATTCGGGTGGAGCGACAGAATGAGAAAAGATCCTGAAAATGTAACGGATAAGGAAGTTTACCCAATCATGAACGGAAATTTTGTGTTCAAGCATGCGGTAACAAGATTCCCTGAAACAATGCAGGAAGCTTTAGATAAAGCCGGAAAAACAATCGATGATGTCGATATGTTCATTCCTCACCAGGCGAATCTGAGAATTGCCCAGTTCGTTCAGCAGAAATTTGGTCTGCCGGATGAGAAAATTTTCAACAACATCCAAAAATACGGAAATACAACGGCAGCATCTATTCCGATTGCGTTAAGTGAAGCGATTGAAGCAGGAAAAGTAAAAAGAGGAGATTTGGTTCTTCTTTCAGCTTTCGGAAGTGGTTTCACTTGGGGAAGTGTTCTGTTTGAGTATTAA
- a CDS encoding magnesium transporter CorA family protein, with the protein MPIDTIYRDSQCEWVDVEAPTQEDLKFLHERYEINNLLLEDTMDPNHLPKYEEDGNVKFYLLRESTELERKNLNTISDISTKIGIFLINNTIITIHRMKTKSIVETKKRLSSSKGETTSQNIALMMALLIMKSFDDESVSLLETMDNIENEIFLKNTNHTNQIRRLYKLKRKSGLNSRVLTISTDAIDKFKLLGLQDSEVVDLKDKHKDVVADFDHLNIQITNLIGMFLALSDQKANQVMKVLAIYSVYFLPITFIAGVYGMNFDNMPELHTKHGYFYTLGLMALVVICTFIYARRKQW; encoded by the coding sequence ATGCCAATTGATACGATTTACAGAGATTCCCAGTGCGAATGGGTAGATGTAGAGGCTCCTACGCAGGAAGACCTGAAATTTCTTCACGAAAGATACGAGATCAACAACCTTCTTCTGGAAGATACGATGGACCCGAATCACTTACCGAAATACGAAGAAGACGGAAACGTAAAATTTTACCTTCTTCGTGAAAGCACCGAACTGGAAAGGAAAAACCTTAATACCATAAGCGATATCAGCACGAAAATCGGGATTTTTCTGATCAATAATACCATCATTACCATTCACAGGATGAAGACAAAAAGTATTGTTGAAACAAAAAAAAGACTTTCTAGTTCAAAAGGTGAAACGACCTCGCAAAATATTGCGTTGATGATGGCTTTGCTGATTATGAAAAGTTTTGATGATGAATCGGTAAGTCTTTTGGAAACGATGGATAATATTGAAAACGAAATTTTCCTGAAAAATACAAATCATACAAATCAAATCCGAAGATTGTATAAGCTGAAGCGAAAATCAGGATTAAATTCAAGAGTTTTGACGATTTCTACCGATGCGATTGATAAATTTAAACTTCTCGGTTTACAGGATTCTGAGGTCGTCGATTTAAAAGATAAACATAAAGATGTTGTTGCCGATTTTGATCATCTGAATATTCAGATTACCAACTTAATCGGGATGTTTTTGGCACTTTCAGACCAAAAAGCGAATCAGGTAATGAAAGTTTTAGCAATTTACTCAGTTTACTTTTTACCAATCACTTTTATTGCCGGCGTTTACGGAATGAATTTTGACAATATGCCGGAACTGCATACAAAACATGGCTATTTTTATACTTTAGGTCTGATGGCTTTGGTTGTGATCTGTACTTTCATTTATGCGAGGAGGAAACAGTGGTAG